In Poecilia reticulata strain Guanapo linkage group LG15, Guppy_female_1.0+MT, whole genome shotgun sequence, the sequence TTTAGGTCATACCAGCaaagaaattaataaagtaATTAAGTAATATGTtgttagtcatataatttaatatgctgaataaggctggatgatacaagattttttttcataccagatttgatttaatcgattcctcccgtcctcaatttctataataaaatcacagaaaatacttttaaaaagtgcctttatttcaatcatctgttcagtgagttgtataagggagcattacggtcaggatacaataaattttaattgcaagaatgtAGTCATccttacagcagaataaagatgaaattttataacaatgtcttaaaattacagctgttttaatgataaataaagattcagattgatctgatgtaaccagctcagtccatgtggttctgacatttgtcagtaatcaagaggatgtacatttccacctcaactgaccaggtaagcattaaggtaaaaataaaaaaatactgtagaaacaaatactgtatacaaaacGAAAAAAGAGtaactgatagaaatactttatataaagaaaagcaaaaacgttaatagcaggagaaaagttgttggcaacaatAGCTCAGCCAatctccctccaggaagccatcaaacagaactgtccaactccaactataataaaRATTWWaaaaaagaaaacggaaagttaaaatgataaataatgYCAAATTAATAATTGAGATYTAATGTGTTCTGGAatctattgacattttacaaatttcacaaatcagaaggtttcacaaatgttttatttattctgctgttagtacagaaCAATCTActtaggtttgaaatgtctaggtgttatagtttttaaaatacaacacattaaaaaagctcaagatagtgaaaaattaagtgtaatcgccctttagctattttccgaattagatgctacattcggaagcttcgactgatagcttgggcacaatatagacagatctatatatgtttatatagatatatatctatctatctataaagcatagatatgtagattgcacaatgcacagataatcaaaacacttaacatttacatagcacctttgtaagcttgcCCCTGTTAGCTACatcagacatatgaggcattatgatgaatacaaacaatttattaacttaccttcgaaGTTAATacgttttgacacatccagcttaaatcctttgttgttggagcgtttcaggacgtTTGAATAATTCTAtaggcatcattaatagtcctgcaggactgaggagctattgttaacatactgttgcctgtgcaccggaaccattctgtgtggcataaaaatgcggaagtgctaaaacggaagtccgtaccctatttgtgaaaacatcaaTCTCTCCACCTCTTATTGCCATCTAAAGAAACACAACTCcccaccaaaaacaaccaatcagagccaggaggaggggcttaatcttgtcaatcatcctcatgcaTGCTGCTCTTGGTGGAGAAATAACTCACTGTTCCAGGAAACATGAgttgctatgctaactagccttagcatttgtGGCAGGCTATTTTGTGGAAAACCAGCTGAAAAGGCAGGGTTCTGAGCACGAGAGTATTTGGCAatgctaagacccgcctcctggctctgattggctgtttctgactgcaGTTGACACAGAGAGAAGCTcagttttttcacagattatccatcTCATACTATCACAACATGAAGataagaaatatgtaaaaaaaaaacattttttataaaagttaaacactgcagctttaataaaatgtgCTCTGACGCAACCTCACCTCTGTTTGTGCACTAGATGTGATGTGTTCTGCTGGCAGGACGGGTGCTCTTCGCCCGACATGTCGTCAATCAGACAGGCCTTTGGCGGACGTTGCCGCTGTTGGTAGGTTATTATTGGGTCCGGAGGCCACTGCATGGAAGACAACGGTGTGCCAGCCAGGCCTTGGAAAGGGGGGTTCCGTATCGGGGGCATCATGCACAACCTCTGTCGCATTTCCATGGCGCCCGGGTTGGAGCTTCTCCTCCCACCCGTGGCCCAGGATGCTTGCGGTTGCGGCTGGTAGCGGTTCTGAGGCTGAGGGGGGCCGGTGAGTGGCTGGAAGAGGCTGGCTACATTGTTGCAGCTCTGGTGAATGTTGAGGTTGCTCAGACTACCTAGGGACCCCACTTGAGCCGCTTTCAGGGGCTCCGACTCCGAAATGATCGGATTGAGTTGGAAGTCCTCTCCGTCCATCGGGATGTAAGGAGCCAGAGTCTCCAAATCCAAGTCACTCAAATCCTCctgtaaaagaagaaacaaacaaaatgggtAAAAGGTTACGCTCAACTAAAACattaatagcaaaaaaaaaatcacattaatataaatacaaactgatacagaagatattttaatttatggaaTCCTGTAACAATTTGACAATGACCAAATTGTGTTTATTAAGTAGCAATggattatttcaaattgcatgagTTTGAGTTAGTAGAGATTGCTAATAATTAGTGGATTAAGAACTTCACTTTATAAGATATAGAGCCAGAACATTTACTGACATTAAATCTCTGCAGCATTTCTAGTCAAAGTCTGCCAGCAtgactttgtctggtgtctgacATAATATTctactcttattttgaagtaaaacagaaaatagttgCTGAACAAACTAATTCCTGTGGTAAAGTTTGTCTGATAATTCCTTTATCAGACAAAGTTGAGTGATAAGGATGAAATAAGTTGATAGAAGCTTCTACCAGTTTTTAATTGCTCATCTGGCAGAATTTGGATGCGCATTAagcaaaaaaaggagaaataacttgagaataattttgttgttaCATTTATGTGTAGCACAGGTTTATTTAGATCTAATCTTTATGTGGAGTATGTAAAAGAAAGAAGGTAAACCCTAAAAGTAATGTCATCTTACTGAGCAGTAATAGTATCAGTGCGTGGGGTGGTGAATATTAATAGAAAAGAGGTGAATGTTGTCACATTTCATGCACTGGTGGGGCAGATAAggaatagctaaaaaaaatgccaGTAATGAAGTATTCttggatttcagtttttcacagaTGACTGTGGTCCCAAACCGTCATGAATATCTGGGCTCCACtgtattcatgttttacaaTGTTTACCTTTTGTAAAATCTGTCTAAAACTCCGACCTTTAAAGCGTCTTAAAACATTCTCAACTCAGAACAAATGTTTCCCATTTTAGTCATTTGGACCGTTTACATAttctttagatttatttttaacaacaaaatgcTCAATCGGAGAGGAAAAagataataatataataatgctaaagttagcatctgCTCGGCAGCCTGGCACCTGGCCTAACAggctattttttgttttattaattgtaAGCTATATTTGATTATTGGTAGTTAAAATTCTCAACTAGTTAACTGTACACTAACAGAGATttataaaatgttctaaaaagcattttaaatactttttagcATTACGGCCCTGAAATGGAATAATTCTGCcttgatttttgttgttaaacCCTGAAGTGGATGTTTGGTTCCCACTGGATATGATGCGTTGCACCTCTGTGTGTGCAGTGCTGTCATTTCCCTCAGTCTCCAGAGCAAACAGCTTCTCAGTGAGCTCCACCCTCAGGTCACTCTCCACTGAACTGTAGTAATCACCTGGGCTGCTGGGCTGCAGACGGAAAACGGCAAAATGAGATGAGTGGAGAAGCCGGGAGAACGGACAAAGAGGTAAAAGACAtgagagaaaagaagaggagcagaagatTTGTCATGACAAAGGCTCCATTGAAAGCTAACAGTCTGATCCATCCAAACTTCCACCCCCGATATTCTCACACACTTTGGCCGCTTTGATTGACCTCACTGAACACAGACCGAATAATCCAGGATATAAACTCAATCAACCAGTGGCGGCCTAATTAAGCCATTCAACAAAACAATGGGGCTTCTCAGTCTTCCTCCTgatcatcctcctcctcaccgTGGAGCAGCTGCTGAGGCTCGGGGTGGCGCTGCCCGGTGGAGGTTTCTGCTGCACAGTGAATGCCCCAGCTCTGTTAGGTGCGTCCCCAGGATCTGGAGCCAGGGTCTGAGCTGTGGCCACAGGAGCCGGCTTTTGGCTCTCGATTGTCCAACATAAAGGAGGGGGCATGGGCGAAGAAGACACTGGGGTGAAAGACGCTGGCTGCTGGGACTCCTCAAACTCAGTGCAACCTAaggtgaagaaaacaaaagtgaaacaaatagTGTCTTTTTTGAGAGCAAAAACATCCCAAAAGTTTTCCAGAAAATTGTCAGAGGTTCAAACTGACCAAAGTCGAGGGAGATGATGGTGTCTCCAGGAGTCGGAGCCAGTTGAGCCAAATCTTCCGGCTCTGTCTTGAACTTCTTGTAGAGAGAAGCTCCTGATTCTGCGTTCTTGCTGGCTCCTTCAGTGGTGAAGAAGCTGCTCATATTTGGCGGCTTGAACAGTGCCTCTGTCTGCTCCAAGGAGAAAATGACTGACTTCTCCTCCACGTCACTGCACCGTGTGAGAACAAACAGTAAGCTTCCAGGAGTCAGAACAACAAACTCTTCCAGGCATTTTGCTCAGAAAGTCTTCACTACCTCAGGACGTAGTTGATGCACATGATGCACTGAGCTTGAGAGTTACGGCTGTTGTAAATGACGGTTCCCTGAGTCTCCACCCAGACGTAGCCGCCGTTCTTGGCCAGCATACGGTACTGACCACTCACTGCCTGACCCTTGCTGcacactgcagagaaaaaagtggatatatatatatatattatatatatatatagcactCATGTTCATCACCACAACTGATTTATATTCAGCTACAGAACTGTAGTTGAATATAAATtgtttgagaaaatcattttcaaaagtcTTGTCAAAGATCAGGCCGTTACTGGGATACGCTTCAATCTAAACTGTTCCTTGTAGCTCTGCCTGGATGTTTAGGTCCTTCTCTGAAGATGAAACTCTGTCCTAGAGCCAACAGAAGACTAGGGGTTTTTCCTGTCCTTTTGATGCATTTATCTCCATGTAAACTCTAATCATCTTCTCTGTTCTGGCTGAAAAAAGTCCCCAGGGGATGTTTCATGGTGAAGattgtgtgttcagggtgacgTTTAGTGTTTCCACAGATTGTATTTGGATTTTTTCTGACCAGAACAACGTTTTGGTTCAGATTATTGACTTCAGCAAAtgcctgttaatcagccatcagcTGGAATCATCTGGCCTGAATGAAACACCTCAAGCATGCGGCACCTTCAGAACCATGGCTGGGGCACACTGGTTTAGGCTCATTTTTCATGCTTTAACTGTGGTACCAATGTCTTGGaggtttctatttttaaaagattgacTTAGCTGTGCtctttgtgataaaaaaaaaaatcagacacatTCTACTTCGGTAAAACTGGACTTATGTTTCTGGTTTTAAGGGAACTACTTCAAAAATTTTAACTGACTCAGAATCATGACTTTGCCcaatcattttattcaaaagcaTCTCACAAGCATCTGTTGCAAAGAGTCCCAGATCAACCAAATGTGTGTTAGCATGACAAAGCTAGATGTTTGACTTTAATATTAAGCTGAGAACGGGATCTGCTGGCTTCAGTCCAGGGTTCAGCGCTGGCGTGGGAAAGAAGCATGACTGGTCAAAACACGTACATTAGGCCACTGTGTACACACCcactgtgggtgtgtgtgtctgagtgacTCCCTGAGGACGTTTAGGCCAGCGCTGCATGTACAGCAGGGACGCTGTTCTATGTGCTGATCAACAGGCTGCTCACGTTGGCTGGGAGAGCAGAGTTATGCTGACAGAGAGCGCTTTTTATCTGGTTAGCTTCCAGCCAGCTAATGTTTGGAGACCCCTTGGAGCTGAACTACATCATAAGCACCAGAATCACTGATTATATATTACTCAAGCATAAATTTGTTGGTTGCCCTgaattttcatgcatttttctacacattttcatATAAacgttttgtaaatgtttctgtttcccaACAGGATGGAGAAAAGTTAGATTTAAAGGGCCTGCGTGGTTCCTACAAAACTGGTCTCATTCTGGACCGGATTTAAGAATCCATCCATGCAGGATTTATCAGAGGTTTCCGATGAGGTGACAAATTCTTGggtattttaatattaataacagaaaaattacataaaaactgctaacaaatctatttaaaacaaatattttgagaaGAATTTGGGAATATTAATGTTGATAAAATacttcatacaaaaaaaaaaactaaaagaaaatatgagaaaaaatccagaaaaataatcatcaaagacgtttatttgagaaaatttgattaaaaaatataaacctgAGGTTTCCATTGAGTTCAGcttaacaaatatttatttttgagaagtttttttatttctttaatttctttcattcatttctttgagacaatttcttgtatttttctgttttctattcagcgcaaaaagacaaataaataaataaataaaatgaagaacagcaaaaatattgtttgtcgATTTAGTAACTTCTTCCtacaacagtgtttctcaaactttttcaggccAAGGACCACTTAACCCATTGAACAAACAGTCACGGACCACCTACCCTGAAATTGCCCCTGCAATAACACATCTCAATATATAATGCaacttgaaattaaaatattagtctcttaactcaaatattgttgttttctttgttcatcctAATTTGAAGAGTGGTGCTGTTTGGTAAATGTGACTGGCCACAACAAAGCCATGAACACATCTACTTGGgctttttgagttatttacataccatattttccacactatatggcgcaccggattataagacgcaccttcaatgaatgggctattttaaaacttttttcatatataaggcgcaccgcattataaggcgcatagaatagacgctacattTAGGGTTGTCACCCGTAccgtacaaatgtggatgtgtaataataaagaagtggtccctgagtactttatatagcaggcggccccagtcattgtttcactcacagtgttggtgttgcgatattgtgcccaactgctttctgggtaacacagaccaaccgacacgctgccgccacagcctctgtctctcttccccgcACCCTCACCCCttggtcggcgaggagagccttccgcgactgggccggggcgtggccggacgatggtcacccttcttcgcgcacagcatgttcgtggagaacgtggtgctaaatgatctgcagacgacctgattatcaggtccgtaggtagataggtcagtcaaactttaacaaaccagcattctgacaactatcccagcatgcaccgcgcacttcttcttctacgggcaaaatgaagtcggtggctgcttaccatagttgatagacctgttgtggctcaatattggtccatatatgaggcgcaccggattataaggtgcactgtcggcttttgaggaaattgaaggtttttaggtgtgccttataatgcagaaaatacggtattctAAAAGTGTCTAAGCTTTCCAATGACGTCAAACACATGGAAAGAAGTTGTTCTTTATTACCAAGTGTTATgtgcattaataacatttagaaCTATTTGTGATTTAGAagcacaattaaagaaaaatagacttcaGTTGCTTTAACAGAGACAAAAAATCCTTTTCTGCAccattccatccatccatccatccatccatccatccatccatccatccatccatccatccatccatccatccatccatccatccatccatccatccatccNNNNNNNNNNNNNNNNNNNNNNNNNNNNNNNNNNNNNNNNNNNNNNNNNNNNNNNNNNNNNNNNNNNNNNNNNNNNNNNNNNNNNNNNNNNNNNNNNNNNNNNNNNNNNNNNNNNNNNNNNNNNNNNNNNNNNNNNNNNNNNNNNNNNNNNNNNNNNNNNNNNNNNNNNNNNNNNNNNNNNNNNNNNNNNNNNNNNNNNNNNNNNNNNNNNNNNNNNNNNNNNNNNNNNNNNNNNNNNNNNNNNNNNNNNNNNNNNNNNNNNNNNNNNNNNNNNNNNNNNNNNNNNNNNNNNNNNNNNNNNNNNNNNNNNNNNNNNNNNNNNNNNNNNNNNNNNNNNNNNNNNNNNNNNNNNNNNNNNNNNNNNNNNNNNNNNNNNNNNNNNNNNNNNNNNNNNNNNNNNNNNNNNNNNNNNNNNNNNNNNNNNNNNNNNNNNNNNNNNNNNNNNNNNNNNNNNNNNNNNNNNNNNNNNNNNNNNNNNNNNNNNNNNNNNNNNNNNNNNNNNNNNNNNNNNNNNNNNNNNNNNNNNNNNNNNNNNNNNNNNNNNNNNNNNNNNNNNNNNNNNNNNNNNN encodes:
- the LOC103476630 gene encoding endothelial PAS domain-containing protein 1-like gives rise to the protein MLAKNGGYVWVETQGTVIYNSRNSQAQCIMCINYVLSDVEEKSVIFSLEQTEALFKPPNMSSFFTTEGASKNAESGASLYKKFKTEPEDLAQLAPTPGDTIISLDFGCTEFEESQQPASFTPVSSSPMPPPLCWTIESQKPAPVATAQTLAPDPGDAPNRAGAFTVQQKPPPGSATPSLSSCSTPSSPGDYYSSVESDLRVELTEKLFALETEGNDSTAHTEEDLSDLDLETLAPYIPMDGEDFQLNPIISESEPLKAAQVGSLGSLSNLNIHQSCNNVASLFQPLTGPPQPQNRYQPQPQASWATGGRRSSNPGAMEMRQRLCMMPPIRNPPFQGLAGTPLSSMQWPPDPIITYQQRQRPPKACLIDDMSGEEHPSCQQNTSHLVHKQRSIDNFVQAYKELDPARVAMNNSIKRTFNQMALGERKLTDAIWKKMRGDGCMDRSLSVGSLTESATMGRMIPGIGPPFPASLQQHRTSRYPGDGISGPNDKPFSRKSCSYTEYNLISSGIASRLLGPSFEPSCLPQLTRYDCEVNVPLQGNLHLLQGCDLLRALDQST